TCATCAAGAAGAACGAAGACATAAACATAAGAAACATTTGACTGACTCAAACGAAAAACTGACAGAAAGAACAAAAATGTCTAATGTTGGCAACATAAGCGCcgaaaacagaaaaataatttaaggaACAAAAACGTGTAATTTAGCCTAAATAAATTCTTAACTTCTCATTATCATTTTATTAGCAAAGACTCTCCGAGGGCTAATTATAGATGAATTTTAACAGTATCTGGCGGAGGCATATGAGACTAAAGTAGCAGAAGCAGAGAAGAAAAAGCTAATGGTTCCAATTCCTCTTGATGAAGAAATTAAAGCTAAGGTTTGTTCGCGTAAAAGACAATGGGGAGCAAGTTGGTTAGAACAATACTCAATATTGTTTTCTAGAGGATTCAAAGAACGTAGGCATGACTATTTTAGCTGGTTGAGAGTCACACAAGTTCTTTCCACTGCAGTCATTTTGGGATTACTATGGTGGCAATCTGATGCTAATAACCCAAAGGGTCTTCAAGATCAGGTAAATGGTTAATGCATTTCACCTAAGATAAAACTATTTGGATAGTATCCAAATTTGATCCGTaatcaaaataatcatttatcagACTTTGCTTATCTGCCAAGTAAACCGCTATGATCAATCTATTTGGATAGTATCCAAATTTGattcataattaaaataatcatTAACCAGACTTTACTTATATGACAAGCAAACTCTGTTGATTGTAGGCAGGATTGCTTTTCTTTATCGCGGTGTTTTGGGGATTTTTTCCTGTGTTCACAGCAATATTCACATTCCCACAAGAGAGAGCAATGTTGAATAAGGAAAGAGCAACAGATATGTACAGATTAAGTGCATACTTTGTGGCTAGAACCACAAGTGATCTTCCATTAGATTTGGTGTTACCAGTGCTTTTCCTTCTCGTTGTTTATTTCATGGCTGGTTTGAGACTCAGTGCAGGACCTTTTTTCCTTAGTATTCTTACAGTTTTTCTCTGCATTGTAGCAGCTCAGGTATGCATTGTAGTACTTCCTCCGTGacactttataagtaaaattgcactttttagattcattgtatatttaatgtatctagtcatTATAGGGACTTGGACTTGCTATTGGTGCTACATTGATGGACTTGAAAAGGGCAACAACTTTGGCATCAGTCACTGTCATGACTTTCATGTTGGCTGGGGGTTTCTTTGTACAGGTAAATTTTATCATAAGTAATCCATTTTTCTTGGAATGCAAGCATAGTCATGTTTTCTTGAATCTAGACAAATATATCTTTGACACTTCGAAGTGTCCCTAATGAATTGACTTTGATGTGAGACTATCGTACAAAAAGACATGTCCGGTTAATATGTTACGTCATAACTTCTAACAACAGATgacatttataattttaaatatgtatTTGTCGATTCGCAAAAATGAAAGACTATTTTCACAGATAGTTACAATTTTAATAACCAATTTGCCTAGTCATTCTTCCCTTGATTTATTTATTGACTTAGTTAGTAATGAAGTAATTGACATGATTTGTTACTAAATTTGACAGAAAGTCCCCATATTCATATCATGGATTCGGTACCTATCTTTCAACTACCACACATACAAACTGTTGCTAAAGGTGCAATATGAACACATAACACCTAGCATAAATGGGATGAGAATTGACAGTGGTATCAATGAGGTTGTTGCTCTAATAGCTATGGTTTTTGGTTACCGTTTATTGGCATATTTTTCTCTACGGTGGATGAATATTCAACCATAGTTGGGATTGCAATTTTTACTTTTGAAGGGTTCATATTGAATGACGGCTCAcaataattgattaattatatcATATAA
This genomic interval from Trifolium pratense cultivar HEN17-A07 linkage group LG6, ARS_RC_1.1, whole genome shotgun sequence contains the following:
- the LOC123890289 gene encoding ABC transporter G family member 22 isoform X4, producing MTKSNEKDILKGITGCVNPGEVLALMGPSGSGKTSLLNLLGQRLHQPTIGGSITYNDQPYSKFLKSRIGFVTQDDVLFPHLTVKETLTYAARLRLPKTLTKEEKEKRALDVIYELGLERCQDTMIGGSFVRGVSGGERKRVCIGNEIIINPSLLFLDEPTSGLDSTTALRIVQMLHDIAEAGKTIVTTIHQPSSRLFHKFDKLILLGKGNLLYFGKASEAMDYFKFIGCSPLITMNPAEFLLDLANGNMLDISVPSELEDKVHMGNVETEASNGKPSAAAVQEYLAEAYETKVAEAEKKKLMVPIPLDEEIKAKVCSRKRQWGASWLEQYSILFSRGFKERRHDYFSWLRVTQVLSTAVILGLLWWQSDANNPKGLQDQAGLLFFIAVFWGFFPVFTAIFTFPQERAMLNKERATDMYRLSAYFVARTTSDLPLDLVLPVLFLLVVYFMAGLRLSAGPFFLSILTVFLCIVAAQGLGLAIGATLMDLKRATTLASVTVMTFMLAGGFFVQKVPIFISWIRYLSFNYHTYKLLLKVQYEHITPSINGMRIDSGINEVVALIAMVFGYRLLAYFSLRWMNIQP